Proteins encoded by one window of Panicum virgatum strain AP13 unplaced genomic scaffold, P.virgatum_v5 scaffold_3553, whole genome shotgun sequence:
- the LOC120694137 gene encoding uncharacterized protein LOC120694137, whose translation MASPQDQQVPQQSTTTTAGQPSSSTPPAIAPNDPSSISSTSVPPAKPKLPFPERFEKSSEDKQFAKFLEMMKDAQITIPILDAVLHVPMYAKFFKELLTKKRNINEPEVVTLTKECSAVIQNKRPPKLDDPGSFCIPCLIGSKSFRALCDLGSSVSVIPLSVCEALPLGDVRPTTMTLQLADRTYRHQAGILVDVPVIVGNFAFPVDFVVLEMEDKSEPIILGRPFLATAGAVIDVKDAKLTLQFGEEKVSFDMRHPTHLPHCPDLCFTIDVIDECVTETYLSSEDVSALEDEKSILYNEHTSIDPSPVALIDSSQEASLTYDLIPSSAPKVDLKPLPEHLRYEFLGSDNTYPVIVSSRLTPMEIDRLLEILRRYRA comes from the coding sequence ATGGCTTCTCCACAGGACCAGCAGGTACCTCAGCAGTCCACTACTACTACTGCTGGACAGCCTAGTTCTTCTACACCACCAGCTATAGCTCCTAATGATCCATCATCAATCAGTTCGACTTCAGTTCCACCTGCCAAGCCGAAGCTGCCATTTCCAGAACGGTTTGAGAAGTCAAGTGAAGACAAGCAGTTTGCTAAGTTTCTGGAGATGATGAAAGATGCGCAGATTACCATCCCCATCCTTGATGCTGTCTTACATGTTCCGATGTATGCAAAGTTCTTTAAGGAGCTGCTCACAAAGAAGCGAAACATTAACGAGCCAGAAGTGGTTACTCTTACTAAGGAATGCAGTGCAGTCATTCAAAATAAGAGACCTCCCAAGTTAGATGACCCAGGCAGTTTCTGTATTCCATGCTTGATAGGATCTAAAAGTTTCCGTGCTTTATGTGATCTTGGCTCTAGTGTGAGTGTGATTCCCCTCTCTGTCTGCGAGGCACTACCTTTGGGTGATGTACGGCCGACTACCATGACTCTCCAGCTTGCTGATCGCACTTATCGCCATCAGGCAGGCattttggttgatgtccctgtGATAGTTGGTAACTTCGCATTTCCAGTTGATTTTGTTGtcttggagatggaggataaGAGCGAGCCTATTATTTTGGGGAGACCCTTTCTAGCTACTGCAGGGGCTGTCATCGATGTGAAAGATGCTAAGCTCACGCTTCAATTTGGTGAGGAGAAAGTCTCATTTGACATGAGGCATCCAACTCACCTTCCTCACTGTCCAGACCTGTGTTTCACCATTGATGTGATTGATGAGTGTGTTACTGAGACATATTTGAGTTCAGAGGATGTGTCAGCATTGGAGGATGAGAAGTCTATTCTTTATAATGAGCATACTTCTATTGATCCATCTCCTGTAGCTCTAATTGATTCTTCTCAGGAGGCTTCTCTTACTTATGATCTTATACCATCTTCAGCTCCTAAGGTAGATCTGAAACCTCTTCCTGAGCATTTGAGATATGAGTTTCTTGGATCTGATAATACATATCCTGTTATTGTGAGTTCTCGTCTGACTCCTATGGAGATTGACCGTCTTCTTGAAATTCTTCGTCGATATCGAGCTTAG